Below is a window of Manduca sexta isolate Smith_Timp_Sample1 unplaced genomic scaffold, JHU_Msex_v1.0 HiC_scaffold_1594, whole genome shotgun sequence DNA.
attttatatttacaaatagtttCCCGTCATAAAAGTGTGGttgaagatttattttaaacttttactcAATAAACAATGTTAATTAGTATGTATTTCCGAAATTTTTGGTCTTATAGATATAtatgataatgattatttatcGTATACTCCATAATCAAACACTgagttttagtttaaaataaaaaaatgcattcttAATTCATAACTGTAGTCAAGGTTTAGTAAAGTTGGACGCTCCATCCGCAGTAGGAAGGGACTTGCCGTTCGCAAACCCGGTTGTTCTGAGAAGCATTTTGTGTATCTAAAAAgccacaaaattataattaacttttttaccATACAAAATTTTAGCAAGTGTTAATTTATCCGTGGATAATGCTACTCTATTTCCTAATCTATACCCTATATTTGGCTGTAGCTAGATTCCAATGAGATATTAACTTCTTGTCACCGTTTCATCTTCTTGAAAGTCTTATGAAAAGTGTAAGTTGTGTGCAAGAAAAATATTCCAGCAATCAGACTATCGCATTTATACATAGCATGAAATTTAAATAGcaaatattaagatttatttcttggtaatgaaatattaataaaattacttcgaCCATATAGTAAGTAGAACAGGAATGGAACCGTTTTTCTTGGAGTTTCGAATTTACATCTACAATTGATATTGGTCAGTACTGTTGAAACATAATTTTGGCGGTCAGTAGACTGTTCTCTCTATTACgcgataattaaaaaactacCATGTACTttactgttgttttggcttctgttgctctaataaagatcggccatattattattttttttcattatatataatgtacagacatcggcgtgttacaattttattatatgtataaatacataatataatatcagtcatGCAATATATACTACCCACTtttgagcacggacctcctctactactgcgagggtttaggcctcagtccaccactgTAGCTTAGTGTTGGCAGACTTCAAACACTTTCgattatttttctacaattttCTAATATGTAGGTTTTCTCTCGATTTTTTTCTTAACCGTTTTTATGATCTctgtcatattaattatttatttacttttcccTACtgtgaatttttctttttatagagATGGCGACAGAAGGCCCAATACGTCTATTAGGGCGTGTCCGTgtctttgcaattacgggcgttctaaacGAAGGATAGCTTTGTTAGCCATAAAGATAAAAGAGGCAAAGAAATCATATTTACCTATATGATTATTAAAACTGTCATACAATTAGAACATCCATAATGCAAAAAGACGGATGCCGCTACCTTAGACTGAATGGAGCTCCTTGACCATACGAGCTTTTCGATCAGTTCTATTTGTAATGCTCCCTTATTTATGAAGAGCCTCGGTGACGAGTTTCTATTGCGTGCGCTGTTTGAAGGTTATACTGAGATTTTCTACTGAATTACaccctggagtctgaaatttgtgctcggtatggcgatagactcgcatTCTATGACATCATAGAACGAAACACACATGCAAAAAGAGTTTGCGCTGGTTGCATCCCTGTCTCACCTCGGGGATTTAGCCCtgatttgtgtttgtttgtgtCATTAAATCCAAGTGGCATCCCCAAACTGTTTTTGGTTTTCCTTGTCAAGTTATGATAgctttttctcataaaatatcatttcgATATTAGGCTCGCGGTTTCttttaggtaataaaattaaaactttggCCTATGTGTTAAAAACACGATGTGTTCTTCCGGAATTAAATGTGCCTATATTGTTATCTATAGTAGGGGAGCCCAAGCGGGGATTTCGGGATTTACAAAAGCGCGGAAGATTAATACACAGGGGATACCTTGTACGCAGTTAAGTACTTCCACCCATTATGAGCCTTACATATATGGTCGTCCGTTAAGGATAAAGGATcagattagtaaaaaaaaatattgatcatCAGTAATTCTCGAGCGCGTCAGATTAAGGTAGGGTGAGTTAGTTACATGTAAGAACGTATATATTTCACTAATCTGACAATTTGAGAGTGACGTAAAGAAGGGGCAGGGCTACAAAGTTGTAAAACAAACGTCATCTCGACATTCTCGAGcgtggcaatttttttttatttttaatggtattatatatattcaaggattaagaaaaatatataatctgaCGATTTCCACAAGCCGAAATAACAAAATTCATCGATAAAGATTAATACGTGCAGCTACGTGATGCTCATATTCTCCTCTCCGCGTTTCTATTCCTCTCTCACTCTTTCTCTACCTATTACTCTCTCACTCCGTCCCCACTCTGTTGCCATGACGTCATAACAGTACAGCTGATCACGCAGACTCGTTCGAGGCATCGAGTTAGCACTCCGTTTTCTTTCAGACATTTTTGCAATATCGCAATATAAACTcggcaaatatttaatttccgtATGAAAATAACACGCACGGAACAATGACACTGACAAAAGTCACATTCAAAGTGACtgctaaattaaaaatgtccATAAAACTATACGTACAGCCATATTACATACTTTTTCAATTTGTCTGCATTCGCATTCATTCGTTCATGACTTCACTGAATGAACATGTTACaggtaaaaaaaacactaagCGAAGAATAGTTAAACTAAGAATAACTTTTTGTTTTGACAATGTGGTGAAATGTATTGCAGATTATTCTGAGATTAAATGAAGGGAGTAATTATATCCCTAGTATAGTTATTCTCAGATAATGATACCATTGGTGAAATCGGGTCTTAGTCATATATATTCAAggattaagaaaaatatataatctgaCGATTTCCACAAGCCGCAATAACAAAATTCATCGATAAAGTTTAATACGTGCAGCTACGTGATGCTCATATTCCCCTCTCCGCGTTTCTGTTCCTCTCTCACTCTTTCTACTCTATTACTCTCTCTCACTCCGTCCCCACTCTGGTATCTGTTGCCATAACGTCATGACAGTACAGCTGATCACGCAGACTCGTTCGAGGCATGATATTGTTTACCACGCATTTGcttattttgtggttttaatataagttatgtgaattaaagtttataaatattcactATGAGTgttcattaatataaattgtgtgTTTTGTCGTGaaattactttacaaaaaatagttaaatttacattagaaacattacaaaaatgtatcaatGTTTTAGAATATCATCGGAGCAATCCGGTTCTCCGAAAATCCCGAACCACATACGACAATCTTGAACTTTCGATAAAATCttcattaaatgaaatatatcaaGCACAgtgctataaattatttcatcatcatcatcatcagcccacagctgtccactgctgaacataggcttcccctaaagcgcgccacgttgctcggcgTTCATTCTAATAATAGCCGCGAATTTGCGTCACATCCAAATCGTCAGATTATTATACAAGAACTTTTTTTTGGTTCATTTAACACCCCCTTAAAAAATCTGACACGCTCGAAAAGTTTTTCTCTTCATTTTCAACCCTTACGTACAACCATCCCCATCATAGAAACAATCAGATTAACAtacgtacatttttaaaaatacgttgGATATCTATGATTTCAATGGGTATATATCATATGACATTTTTTCTACTTATCATCTTAGCTTCGCAACACAATAGGTCTCTATAACGCTCGAGTAAATCCCGATTTAGCATCCTGGGCTCCCCTACTACTAGGATATGGTCCACCTTATTAACAAAGTCGATTCAATCTATTCCTTGCTTGTATTTCTAATAAGTATTCAGACTTCATCAAAcctttacattaataatagacCAATTTTCGAAAATTTCTAACTTAACTTAGAGCTGATTAATCATCAGATCAATCATCAAACCTATTTGTTTGTGAAACTTGatagaacaaattaaaaataacaattgtacGAATAAAGTTGTTAAATTGTCTGCGTTTTAGatcaaatcaacatattttatttatggttaatTTTATGTCAGAGATATTCATTAGAAAGGGTCAGTTCAATAAAAAACTTTCACTCAGTATAACCCAGTTTATGcgtcaaatcaaatttattacacCCAAATCATCGAAGTCACAACGTAGATTCGTTTACAACGGTTTGATTTTCCACCCGAAGCTGTAAGGGTCTCCGACGACATTACCGTGTTCTGTATACACAATCCGGTCGCCATCCGAGTCGACAGCCCTGCCCAGCTTCAGCGCCTGTTGGAACTCGCGGTTGTAAATGTAGAATAAGACCTGCCCGTCATACCTCACCGGCACCAAATAGAATTGGTGTCGGTTCTCGTTAGACTGGCTGCTACCGTATATAGTGTGGTCTCCGTCGCTGTCAACCTTGACTCCAGCTTTCAGGTATTGATTAGTAAGAGGgttgtacattttaaaatacaccTAGGAATCCTCGACTGGAATGAGCTTCCAGGCCATTCTGTCGCCGATATTGTGGTTGCTGTCACCGTAAGCCATCCTATCACCATCGCCGTCAACTTTAGAGTTCAACTTAACCACCATGTTATCTCTTTTGCTGATCAACTTGACTAAATGCATGCCGAGGATGCTCCGGAATACTAGAGGGAAGTAGTTCTTGACAAGATCTTTGGCGTCTCTCCACAGATATAAGGCGAAGTCCATAACGTTGCGTTGGCTTTCGTCGATCAGTTTGTTGACGGCGAGAGCGATAACATCACCTCGCTTTTGCTTCTCGATGTCTTTGCTGAGAGCGACAGCGCTTTCGTAGTCACCGACAATAACGCTTTTGTACATCCGATCGACTGCTACATCATCGGAAGTTGGAGCGCCGTGGCAGGCGAGTGCCGCGAGCGCTAGGAGAAGCGTTATCCGAAGCATTGTCATGATCCTAGGAAATAATATGAAGAAGCTTTACAATTATTTCCACTAGAGTATATCTAATAAGAAGCCGGCATTATTTTGTTAAGCGTCAAAGGACGAAATATCTCTCGTTAGTACATGTTAATATGTGGACTACAGTGTTATTACCATCAGAACTGATATTAGCATTTTGAAATGCCCATATAAAACAATGCTTaatgtgaataatattttttttgtaagactATCGTGAAACGTCCTACTTTTAACAAATCTAGAATTACAAATGTCGTAGAAAtcaataatctataatataaaaatgaatcgctaaatgtgttggtaagcgcataactcaagaacgcctggaccaatttggccaattctttttaatattcgttgaagctcaaggatggttttacggcgagaaaatatcaaataattgccggaaaaaccctaaaaacagtccttttctttatcccatacaaacgttttctaactaatacgtagagtcaatttgagctttattgctattgtataaagttcactgttgtctaagcaatgtaggtgtgttcctaacatcaaagtagtgtgcgttggagcacagaatatgataatgtaatgtcgcgttctgaaactcaacaaaagtgatatcgcattgtgactaataaaatagataggaacaaaaaactgtcatattacaaatcttttgacaggacgaagtctgtcgggtccgctagttgtaaatattaataaaaaagcctACGCAACTAATAGCGTACCTTGGCCTTTTAAAAGTCGGTTTAgctttaaattgtaattaaatatcaaatggTATGATTGCTATTTCAACACAAAATCCCAGCTTGGGCTCCCctactatatataatacattttccccgttattgcaacatttttcgttactgctccgcttctattggtcaaagcgtaattatatatagatttgctattaatt
It encodes the following:
- the LOC119191510 gene encoding microvitellogenin-like, with amino-acid sequence MLRITLLLALAALACHGAPTSDDVAVDRMYKSVIVGDYESAVALSKDIEKQKRGDVIALAVNKLIDESQRNVMDFALYLWRDAKDLVKNYFPLVFRSILGMHLVKLISKRDNMVVKLNSKVDGDGDRMAYGDSNHNIGDRMAWKLIPVEDS